In the genome of Chloroflexota bacterium, one region contains:
- the vanZ gene encoding VanZ family protein — MRRKLLLIGWIIGILFPFGWLTSYSDTYRQVFDMIFSPLWVHILMHTLLYLVLAYLLTCLLLRGRSAQMSLYHLGLLLLVIFIIALLQEGFQLLYQGRLPGADEWLDMGVDLVGGSLGLLMFCVRVRRISQR; from the coding sequence ATGCGGAGGAAGCTTCTCTTGATCGGCTGGATCATCGGCATTCTATTCCCCTTTGGGTGGCTCACCTCGTATTCTGACACCTATCGCCAAGTGTTCGATATGATCTTCAGTCCTCTGTGGGTTCACATCCTGATGCACACTCTGCTCTACCTGGTGTTGGCCTATCTCCTGACCTGCTTACTGTTGAGGGGCCGTTCTGCACAGATGAGCCTATACCACCTCGGCCTGTTGCTTTTAGTGATTTTCATCATCGCCCTGCTGCAAGAAGGTTTTCAACTGCTCTACCAAGGGAGGCTGCCGGGTGCCGATGAGTGGCTGGACATGGGTGTTGATTTGGTCGGGGGTTCATTGGGGCTTCTGATGTTTTGTGTACGAGTGAGAAGGATATCTCAGCGGTAG
- a CDS encoding CinA family protein: MLRAARLTLAVAESCTGGLLAHHITNVPGSSNYFLGGVIAYSNEVKVRLLGVPVETIEQHSAVSWQTALAMARGVRQRLGADVALSITGIAGPTGGTPEKPVGLVYLGLAADDAERWEEHRWSGTRLENKEFSVRAALIMLLAYLEKRFS, from the coding sequence ATGCTGCGCGCGGCGCGGCTCACTCTGGCCGTGGCTGAATCCTGTACAGGTGGGCTCTTGGCCCATCATATCACCAATGTCCCGGGCAGTTCGAACTATTTCCTTGGCGGAGTCATCGCTTACTCCAACGAGGTCAAAGTACGATTGTTGGGCGTGCCTGTTGAAACGATCGAGCAGCATAGCGCTGTCAGTTGGCAAACGGCACTGGCGATGGCGCGGGGAGTGCGTCAACGGCTCGGGGCCGATGTGGCCCTTTCGATCACAGGTATTGCTGGCCCGACCGGGGGCACGCCCGAGAAACCCGTCGGCCTGGTGTATCTTGGTTTAGCGGCGGACGATGCCGAACGCTGGGAAGAGCACCGCTGGTCCGGCACCAGGTTGGAGAACAAGGAATTTTCCGTGAGAGCAGCGCTAATAATGCTGCTGGCTTATCTGGAAAAGCGATTTTCCTGA
- a CDS encoding RHS repeat-associated core domain-containing protein gives MRTPSGVSYIHADHPSASLRAGLGSTAVISGAQSGNIRYYPYGTTRSGAVATAYKFTGQRLDDSTGLYFYGARYYDAALGRFIQADTIVPQPGNPQALNRYSYVLNNPLRYVDPTGRRYEQSAGYVFDPNYWRDLLLWFVREANRNARLPEVQIMRLNNVVGNLGPPGAGSKALAGGMFYQLVRDSGPWDFKDETEDKRKGG, from the coding sequence ATGCGCACGCCCTCCGGCGTCAGCTACATCCATGCTGACCACCCTTCGGCTTCGCTCAGGGCAGGCCTGGGGAGCACGGCAGTCATCAGCGGGGCGCAGAGTGGCAACATCAGGTACTACCCGTACGGGACCACACGCAGCGGCGCTGTGGCCACCGCCTACAAGTTCACCGGGCAACGGTTGGATGACAGCACAGGGCTGTACTTCTATGGAGCCCGCTACTACGACGCGGCCCTGGGGCGGTTCATCCAGGCAGATACCATCGTGCCGCAGCCGGGGAACCCCCAGGCGCTGAACCGGTACTCGTATGTGCTGAATAATCCGCTGCGGTATGTGGACCCTACTGGTCGTCGGTATGAGCAGAGCGCCGGGTACGTATTCGATCCCAATTACTGGCGGGACCTCCTACTCTGGTTCGTTCGCGAGGCCAACCGCAATGCCCGGCTCCCGGAAGTGCAAATCATGCGTCTCAACAATGTAGTGGGCAACTTAGGCCCACCTGGTGCTGGCAGCAAAGCTCTGGCTGGCGGTATGTTCTATCAGTTGGTCCGGGACAGCGGCCCATGGGATTTCAAGGACGAGACTGAAGATAAAAGGAAAGGAGGCTGA
- the rpmI gene encoding 50S ribosomal protein L35, translating into MPKIKTHKATAKRFKITGSGKIMRTKGGKSHLRRKRAKRAKRLYDEMLPVENRSDIQRIKRLAPYLK; encoded by the coding sequence GTGCCAAAGATCAAGACACATAAAGCAACAGCAAAGAGATTTAAGATCACAGGATCTGGTAAAATTATGCGCACGAAGGGGGGCAAGAGCCATTTGAGGCGCAAGCGAGCCAAGCGCGCGAAGCGCCTTTATGACGAGATGCTACCGGTCGAGAACCGGAGTGATATCCAGCGCATCAAACGGCTTGCACCTTACCTGAAGTGA
- the rplT gene encoding 50S ribosomal protein L20, whose amino-acid sequence MPRVKRGVTAHRRHKKVLEFTEGQRLTKHRLYRRANEARMKSLWYAYRDRRDRKRDMRRLWITRINAAARLNGLDYRHFIAGLKSAGVEISRKMLADLAIRDEAAFARLVEIAKGAIA is encoded by the coding sequence TTGCCAAGAGTAAAACGAGGAGTGACGGCGCATCGCCGTCATAAGAAAGTACTTGAATTCACAGAGGGACAGCGGTTAACGAAGCACCGATTGTATCGTCGTGCGAATGAGGCGCGCATGAAATCGCTCTGGTATGCCTATCGCGACCGGCGCGATAGAAAGCGCGACATGCGCCGGCTTTGGATCACCCGCATCAATGCAGCAGCTCGACTGAATGGACTCGATTATCGCCACTTCATTGCCGGTTTGAAGAGCGCTGGCGTGGAAATTTCCCGCAAGATGCTGGCCGACCTGGCTATCCGTGATGAGGCAGCCTTCGCACGGTTGGTCGAGATTGCCAAGGGCGCTATAGCCTAA
- a CDS encoding D-2-hydroxyacid dehydrogenase, whose product MDEVKVLSVMRLSEENLETLRQVSPQLNISQITCHKPEEMDPLLDEVEVLYTYYADFDPALAPRLKWIQLSSAGVDHLLDKPVMASDILITTTSGIHAIPIAEYVFASVLNFWRQFPRLLGYQVRHEWPHGRWDEFRGEELRGKTMGIVGYGSIGREVGRLAKCFGMRVLALKRAPSKRADPGHIVAGAGDPAGTIPDAIYAPEELCEMVAQCDVVVICLPLTAETKGFVGKEALRAMKPAAYLVNVSRGDVVDEEALVRALRERWIAGAGLDVFHQEPLPPDHPLYDLENVILTPHISAVTHAYDDRATALFAENLRRYLHGEELLNVVDRERGY is encoded by the coding sequence ATGGATGAGGTCAAAGTCTTGAGCGTCATGCGGCTGAGCGAAGAGAACCTAGAAACCCTGCGCCAAGTCTCACCGCAACTGAATATCTCGCAGATTACATGCCACAAGCCAGAGGAAATGGATCCCCTCCTGGACGAAGTGGAAGTGCTCTACACTTACTATGCGGACTTCGATCCTGCCCTGGCCCCGCGCCTCAAATGGATACAACTCTCCAGCGCGGGGGTAGACCACCTCTTAGATAAGCCCGTGATGGCCTCAGACATCCTCATCACCACCACAAGTGGTATCCATGCCATTCCTATCGCCGAATATGTTTTCGCCTCGGTACTGAATTTCTGGCGGCAATTCCCGCGCCTCCTAGGATACCAGGTCCGGCACGAATGGCCTCATGGACGCTGGGATGAGTTCCGGGGCGAAGAACTGCGAGGCAAAACGATGGGCATCGTCGGTTACGGCAGCATCGGGCGCGAGGTAGGTCGGTTAGCGAAGTGCTTCGGGATGCGTGTACTGGCCCTCAAACGCGCTCCCTCCAAGCGGGCCGACCCGGGCCATATTGTGGCGGGAGCAGGCGACCCGGCTGGCACCATACCTGACGCGATTTACGCCCCTGAGGAGTTGTGCGAAATGGTGGCGCAGTGCGACGTTGTGGTCATCTGCTTACCCCTGACAGCGGAGACCAAGGGGTTTGTCGGCAAAGAAGCCTTGCGCGCCATGAAACCCGCTGCCTACCTGGTGAATGTCTCTCGCGGCGACGTGGTGGACGAAGAAGCCCTGGTGCGAGCCCTGCGTGAAAGATGGATCGCTGGGGCCGGGCTCGACGTGTTCCACCAGGAGCCACTGCCGCCAGATCACCCGCTCTACGACTTGGAGAACGTCATCTTGACGCCACATATCTCTGCTGTCACCCACGCATACGACGACCGGGCGACCGCGCTTTTCGCGGAGAACCTCCGCCGTTATCTCCATGGAGAGGAGTTGCTGAACGTTGTGGATCGGGAGCGAGGATACTGA